One segment of Spiroplasma kunkelii CR2-3x DNA contains the following:
- a CDS encoding spiroplasma phage ORF1-like family protein has product MKKWLSIIGTIGLTATSTTTLISCNKKNNNNENKENNKPEISYTPQQPPEKSNWKLIALTNRGRQLEKKEDKWYFLIYSAWNLQTRSAYKTVLKINSKWDVLNLAGNIKFDNYNFSLKRVEAMYQWDGNGEPETPTINKDTGEITDWKEQKGTK; this is encoded by the coding sequence ATGAAAAAATGACTTAGCATAATAGGAACAATCGGATTAACCGCAACAAGCACAACAACATTAATCAGTTGTAATAAAAAAAATAATAACAATGAAAACAAAGAAAATAATAAACCAGAAATATCATATACTCCACAACAACCACCAGAAAAAAGTAATTGAAAATTAATTGCTTTAACAAATCGCGGAAGACAATTAGAAAAAAAAGAAGATAAATGATATTTTTTAATATATTCTGCTTGAAATTTACAAACTCGCTCTGCCTATAAAACTGTTTTAAAAATTAATTCCAAATGAGACGTTTTAAATTTAGCTGGTAATATAAAATTTGATAATTATAATTTTTCTCTTAAACGTGTTGAAGCAATGTATCAATGAGATGGTAATGGTGAACCTGAAACACCAACAATCAATAAAGACACTGGTGAAATTACTGACTGAAAAGAACAAAAAGGAACTAAATAA
- a CDS encoding type I restriction endonuclease subunit R, EcoR124 family, protein MFSNSTTTDQILIKPFYYYELEFIKLVNKLKKDYNCAYDVGNDGDEVKIKEFIFLFKEIAKILLKLETFIEFDINQSKYNFNKNEYNEFKSRYLSFSNEKNKKEKLSVLADVDFELELIYSNKINVYYILELLKKIDLNNIKRKEKQIKEIKKEILDSTDQVLKSKS, encoded by the coding sequence TTGTTTTCTAATAGTACAACTACTGATCAAATATTAATTAAACCATTTTATTATTATGAACTAGAATTTATTAAGTTAGTGAATAAATTAAAAAAAGATTATAATTGTGCTTATGATGTAGGAAATGATGGTGACGAAGTTAAAATTAAAGAATTTATTTTTTTATTTAAAGAAATAGCAAAAATATTATTAAAATTAGAAACATTTATTGAATTTGATATTAATCAAAGTAAATATAATTTTAATAAAAATGAATATAATGAATTTAAATCTCGTTATTTATCATTTAGTAATGAAAAAAATAAAAAAGAAAAATTATCTGTTTTAGCAGATGTTGATTTTGAATTAGAATTAATTTATAGTAATAAAATTAATGTTTATTATATTTTAGAATTACTAAAAAAAATAGATTTAAATAATATTAAAAGAAAAGAAAAACAAATTAAAGAAATAAAAAAAGAAATATTAGACTCAACTGATCAAGTATTAAAATCTAAATCATAA
- a CDS encoding integrase core domain-containing protein — protein sequence MCLWFYWWKKRLALGYVYDKLSIDNAIDSVKKAISDFKNIFGVKITRIRTDNGSEFINNYRNNQKNNVKETNFTQFLTDKNIFHQTTPVRSTQSNGKIERFHQNYTKLFVFEEKILNVFSLQNKLNDYYYFYNFERVHKSLNFQTPFNFLNSLIK from the coding sequence TTATGTTTATGATTTTATTGATGAAAAAAAAGATTAGCATTAGGATATGTTTATGATAAATTAAGTATTGATAATGCTATTGATTCTGTTAAAAAAGCAATTAGTGATTTTAAAAATATATTTGGTGTTAAAATAACACGGATTAGAACTGATAACGGTTCTGAATTTATTAATAATTATCGGAATAATCAAAAAAATAATGTTAAAGAAACTAATTTTACTCAATTTTTAACAGATAAAAATATTTTTCATCAGACAACACCTGTTCGTTCTACACAGTCAAACGGCAAGATTGAAAGATTTCATCAAAATTATACTAAATTATTTGTATTTGAAGAAAAAATATTAAATGTCTTTAGTTTACAGAATAAATTAAATGATTATTATTATTTTTATAATTTTGAAAGAGTTCATAAGTCTTTAAATTTTCAGACACCATTTAACTTTTTGAATAGTTTAATTAAATAA
- a CDS encoding DEAD/DEAH box helicase family protein, with amino-acid sequence MGEKFFTNQNQQKLLVELNNEMCTADEVCFVFPFISKAIINKIEASIKHCWMQKIPIRIITTTFDDLAEYNNLLELTRLVTTYDNIQVKVEDNLEKRSERIHIKASLFKRFHGISTVILGSSNLTYKGMVTGREWNIKLTTKNNPNLVTEIIDEFEHLWNEVLVDFNDEIARKHLLERITQNQSMRIATMFNDTATEILTIRKYLYDFQKAIVAKLQYRRRCGKQAHLVIMATGTGKTVVAAFDYLHQLQENNHQPLKLLFLAHQKEILDQALQTFRNVLMDQTFGEVMYEGKVIQNQTHIFATIQTMASRLPQFAANYFDVVIFDEAHHIAATIFDQVFNYFQPQQILGLTATPEREDGKSIKKYFLDEYAEELRLWDAVNQRLLCPFDYYCIDDNTVDLIGVDLNSDNELFKKLNTNVRNELLLKMIDKYIGLYAKPVALIFCVTTEHAKLVATYLRTNHLRADYLTSENRDYRARILHEFKTGRINYLCVVNMFNEGIDVPEINIIILLRPTNSKTVYLQQLGRGLRKTELKSRLEVYDLISNIDSKYDITVGIKNLYDSKLTSIKGLLANEGLPYNCTITLEQRSQKIILNNLQKWYDNRARIKTHIREYYQKYHESGLKHLLTDYDLSLYQFYNYVNDFYVKIGRNIMHYHQNENNTNRNKNILKQFLFLDSYPIINYFILRLSKTITADAINLEYDNLLITSLLYEVTSMNVFTQLFPNYLTIPDLVTYFIDQHQVIVAELLLLLQYKLEHETLKMYSSAATPLLPGTTYTVKQVLSVIGRTNFLLLRGELRIIAFQAGYLTFDQTKQVILADEDGSGYGKLTKYLPDQKIFYWSIPEVMTMANKLVRDMQNSAIIKYLFLQNKINLKWPNLGLKLYSFVGFGKYDTMLTDNYLTAKFFVQLEEE; translated from the coding sequence ATGGGAGAAAAGTTTTTTACAAATCAAAATCAGCAAAAATTATTAGTTGAATTAAATAATGAAATGTGTACTGCTGATGAAGTATGCTTTGTTTTTCCTTTTATTTCAAAGGCAATTATTAATAAAATTGAAGCATCAATTAAACATTGCTGAATGCAAAAAATTCCAATTCGAATTATTACAACAACTTTTGATGATTTAGCAGAATACAATAATTTATTAGAATTGACCCGTTTAGTAACAACTTATGATAATATCCAAGTTAAAGTTGAAGATAATTTAGAAAAACGAAGTGAACGAATTCATATTAAAGCTTCCCTTTTTAAACGATTCCATGGTATTTCAACCGTAATTCTTGGTTCTTCAAATTTAACTTATAAAGGAATGGTTACTGGGCGAGAATGAAATATTAAGTTAACAACCAAAAATAATCCTAATTTAGTTACTGAAATAATTGATGAATTTGAGCATTTATGAAATGAAGTTTTAGTTGATTTTAATGATGAAATCGCACGTAAGCATTTATTAGAACGTATTACTCAAAATCAATCAATGCGAATTGCAACAATGTTTAATGATACTGCAACTGAAATTTTAACCATTCGAAAATACTTATATGATTTTCAAAAAGCAATTGTGGCAAAATTACAGTATCGTCGTCGTTGTGGTAAACAAGCACATTTAGTAATTATGGCAACGGGAACGGGGAAAACTGTTGTTGCTGCTTTTGATTATTTACACCAATTACAAGAAAATAATCATCAACCCTTGAAGTTGTTGTTTTTGGCTCATCAGAAAGAAATTTTAGACCAAGCCTTACAAACTTTTCGCAATGTTTTGATGGATCAAACTTTTGGAGAAGTAATGTATGAGGGTAAAGTAATACAGAATCAAACGCATATCTTTGCAACTATTCAAACCATGGCAAGTCGGTTACCACAGTTTGCGGCAAATTATTTTGATGTGGTTATTTTTGATGAAGCACACCATATTGCTGCTACAATCTTTGACCAAGTTTTTAATTATTTTCAACCACAACAAATACTTGGATTAACAGCAACACCAGAACGAGAAGATGGTAAGTCCATTAAAAAATATTTTCTTGATGAATATGCCGAAGAATTACGACTATGAGATGCAGTTAATCAACGTTTATTATGTCCATTTGATTATTATTGTATTGATGATAATACAGTTGATTTAATTGGCGTTGATTTAAACTCTGATAATGAACTTTTTAAAAAGTTAAATACGAATGTTCGAAATGAGTTATTATTAAAAATGATTGATAAATATATTGGCTTATATGCAAAACCAGTTGCCTTAATTTTTTGTGTTACAACTGAACATGCTAAATTGGTAGCAACATATTTACGAACAAACCATTTACGAGCAGATTACTTAACATCTGAAAATCGTGACTACCGCGCGCGGATTTTACATGAATTTAAAACAGGGCGAATTAATTATTTATGTGTTGTTAATATGTTTAATGAAGGAATTGATGTACCAGAAATTAATATTATTATTTTATTACGACCAACAAATTCAAAAACAGTTTATTTACAACAACTTGGGCGAGGGCTTCGTAAAACAGAATTAAAAAGTCGTTTAGAAGTTTATGATTTAATTAGTAATATTGATAGCAAATATGATATTACTGTTGGAATTAAAAACTTATATGATTCGAAATTAACATCAATAAAGGGACTGTTAGCTAATGAAGGACTGCCTTATAATTGTACAATTACCTTAGAACAACGCTCACAAAAAATTATTTTAAATAACTTACAAAAATGATATGATAATCGGGCTCGAATTAAAACCCATATTCGTGAATATTATCAAAAATATCACGAGTCAGGATTAAAACATTTACTAACTGATTATGATTTATCCTTATACCAATTTTATAATTATGTTAACGATTTTTATGTTAAAATTGGCCGAAATATTATGCATTATCATCAAAATGAAAATAATACTAATCGTAATAAAAATATTTTAAAACAATTTTTATTTTTAGATAGTTATCCAATTATTAATTATTTTATTTTACGTTTAAGTAAAACTATTACTGCTGATGCAATTAACCTTGAATATGATAATTTATTAATAACATCATTATTATATGAAGTAACAAGTATGAATGTTTTTACGCAATTATTTCCAAATTATTTAACGATTCCTGATTTAGTAACTTATTTTATTGACCAGCATCAAGTGATTGTCGCTGAATTATTGTTACTTTTACAATATAAATTAGAACATGAAACATTAAAAATGTATTCTAGTGCAGCAACACCATTATTACCCGGAACAACTTATACTGTAAAACAAGTATTATCCGTAATTGGTCGAACTAATTTTTTATTATTACGAGGTGAATTACGAATTATTGCTTTTCAAGCAGGATATCTAACATTTGATCAAACAAAACAAGTTATTTTGGCGGATGAAGATGGTAGTGGTTATGGAAAATTAACCAAATATTTACCTGATCAAAAGATATTTTATTGGTCAATTCCAGAAGTGATGACAATGGCTAATAAATTAGTGCGAGATATGCAAAATAGTGCAATAATCAAATACTTATTTTTACAAAATAAAATTAATTTAAAATGACCAAATTTAGGATTAAAATTATATTCTTTTGTTGGCTTTGGCAAGTATGACACAATGTTAACAGACAATTATCTTACTGCAAAATTTTTTGTTCAACTTGAAGAAGAATAG
- a CDS encoding lipoprotein, with the protein MKKWLSLFGAISLVGTSTTSLVACSKKQEYTPEELTKLKEENKINTTNQEIKDNLEWIAPQEKPFNKVDNKWYFIIWKGLKLDKWTLKKYKDVGLDRTNSLIDKSYSNAELHRVSNDLHTIANKEYSSWNKDDGTYFKSIYRWNGEEQKLPDLIIDNDGNVKVRRIEKEM; encoded by the coding sequence ATGAAAAAATGATTAAGTTTATTTGGTGCAATTAGTTTAGTGGGAACAAGCACAACAAGTTTAGTTGCTTGTAGCAAAAAACAAGAATATACACCTGAAGAATTAACAAAATTAAAAGAAGAAAACAAAATAAATACTACTAACCAAGAAATTAAAGATAATTTAGAATGAATAGCACCACAAGAAAAACCATTTAATAAGGTTGATAATAAATGATATTTTATTATATGAAAAGGCCTAAAATTAGATAAATGAACATTAAAAAAATATAAAGATGTTGGTTTAGACAGAACTAATAGTTTAATAGATAAATCATATAGTAATGCAGAATTACACAGAGTAAGTAATGATTTACATACAATTGCAAATAAAGAATATAGTAGTTGAAATAAAGATGATGGAACTTACTTTAAATCAATCTATCGTTGAAATGGTGAAGAACAAAAATTACCCGACTTAATAATTGATAATGATGGTAATGTAAAAGTTAGGAGAATAGAAAAAGAGATGTAA
- a CDS encoding spiralin repeat-containing protein, protein MKKILLILTSLGTIISPSFNLIACNPPQQYEKNILQTFQINTNQTGPDILNNLHTFMQTRYNLKEEPTAVKIAKYEIWYNNKNINNDKTTTVTRDKIINIIIKLAPPDKTIQFDQQNLVQEGFILGGTYKVNIKVTDVNKQDIKTVIVNDLKLAAHEEEKYVALNNEIEILDVVRDSINQRLSITASNNDFVLTNDQVPQNKQVPNTIITFTVTATTSSSLIQGSFTFSSILFARKDISSVEINKMLIVSNPKLTYQALNQNPEILDAIIGTINNKLQITITTNDFIVTNNQEDDKKQEPSQKVSFIVKAAESSNLINGRVTFTVELQKLNISSVTIAKIALIANPDADYQELNRDANLIKEVRKAIDTTFSINVTVADFKITNNHDKSSDDQTPGEMIEFTVMANENSQLITNRFTFKITLLSKEISY, encoded by the coding sequence ATGAAAAAAATATTATTAATATTAACTAGTTTAGGAACTATAATATCACCTAGTTTTAATTTAATTGCTTGTAATCCGCCACAACAATATGAAAAAAATATTTTACAAACATTTCAAATTAATACTAACCAGACAGGACCTGACATTCTTAATAATCTTCATACTTTTATGCAAACACGATATAATCTAAAGGAAGAGCCAACAGCAGTTAAAATTGCTAAATATGAAATTTGATATAATAATAAAAATATTAATAACGACAAGACAACAACTGTTACTCGTGATAAAATTATTAATATTATTATTAAACTAGCACCTCCTGATAAAACAATTCAATTTGATCAACAAAATTTAGTTCAAGAAGGTTTTATTTTAGGTGGTACTTATAAAGTTAATATTAAAGTAACTGATGTCAATAAGCAGGATATTAAAACAGTAATTGTTAATGATTTAAAATTAGCAGCACATGAAGAGGAAAAATATGTAGCTTTAAATAATGAGATAGAAATTTTAGATGTAGTTCGAGATTCTATTAATCAACGCTTGTCAATTACTGCTTCGAATAATGACTTTGTTTTAACAAATGACCAAGTTCCACAAAATAAACAAGTTCCTAATACGATTATTACTTTTACAGTCACTGCGACAACAAGTAGTAGTTTAATTCAAGGTTCATTTACTTTTAGTAGTATTTTATTTGCCCGCAAAGATATTTCTAGTGTGGAAATTAACAAAATGTTAATTGTTTCAAATCCAAAGTTAACATATCAAGCGTTGAACCAAAATCCAGAAATATTAGATGCTATTATTGGCACCATTAATAATAAATTACAAATTACAATTACAACAAATGATTTTATTGTTACAAATAATCAAGAGGATGATAAAAAACAAGAGCCAAGTCAAAAAGTAAGTTTTATTGTTAAAGCAGCAGAAAGTAGTAATTTAATTAATGGAAGAGTTACTTTTACTGTTGAGTTGCAAAAATTAAATATAAGTTCAGTTACGATAGCAAAAATTGCTTTGATTGCCAATCCGGATGCTGATTATCAGGAATTAAATCGAGATGCTAATTTAATCAAGGAAGTAAGAAAAGCAATTGATACAACATTTTCAATTAATGTAACAGTTGCTGATTTTAAAATTACTAATAATCATGATAAAAGTTCTGATGACCAAACGCCAGGAGAAATGATTGAATTTACGGTAATGGCTAATGAAAATAGTCAATTAATTACTAACAGGTTTACTTTTAAAATAACTTTATTATCAAAAGAGATTTCATACTAA
- a CDS encoding protein translocase SecDF, variant type — MGKKEQVKIIKEPKDKKAISRLIIRIGTLIVLFIAMIIAALFSADSFRYSHQTGIAYSGGYQVQIDVFDKRDPNYSPDTPNGDSKKGLELLRNKLDPLSNQNLYLQTLGRNSVEVIVGKDRFKSYNDLSKIIQRLGAIYLTDNKGKDLLISDNNGTKERTPLSDVISGSTTGVDQGRRPIITLKIKNQQKWNSIINSLKPAEGGGQAQPLYIWTDIGQMIDDLRHDIYNIQAIATLFSVDIRSKVFSTDGTNIYHIFDVEYYDTGTVRIQHGNLLDLALRYPISQIRTWMEDSRFRFTTVPTNRLLIDTNDKSATTNAYIDPLRPYLQKIIEYNSVLTEEYKKYIINWNSIKIGTGAAENSNQITTSTETEARQISNLVNGGLSGLEFTIRGYREILPVVSSNVFKISMIILGVLVLAIFIVLLVYYRLFGLIAVLTLLFTIISTLYLSSLLKVEISPESIAALIIAFGLSLEGNLLFFSRYKRERYENNIPFEPAIKIANKQTIAVFIDALVVLVILGLSLFWTGTNNIKSFATILLVGLIIAIIMVFAVARLMYWIVIKLHWQEKYRWLDVSRFSLWTWLFKKQSRKIATDVKIVNSSTTELPSDVEVNLPANSETDNSVSAPVENKKRKQLKHGKWTFYNITKWTPIVGIILLIIALAIGFAGKANVANTIKPGINITVNEDLWGTDGSKQVPDEVAIAKLNAQIEEYRQITRHNFSFNIYVIKRQYIGNSNRILVVSTNITKGTFERELLSSIASFYGASPSDTSLALQQTDPVMEGYILKIVAISLAFGLACIFVYTLFRLDWAQFVGMVLAAIFTLIVTIAIAIITQLLITFEMSIAFLMIFGFAIAFGTMVMVSAKQNKKAINIREYETFFAYMSEHRAQIKSLRRAHKVYYQEELKKIAVKNPDLKLKELKKKYRDQLYRVELVAKDIKSKNHKIIREIQKEFRIYNYEHNFLQKVANIIIKQILQHCLTLGIMFAILLITLVAFSGTWFGFNVVILIGLIIGMFATLFVAIPIWVALEKYRALNKIRVKNYLDSQRVEVDEQVVVGIND, encoded by the coding sequence GTGGGAAAGAAAGAACAAGTTAAAATAATTAAAGAGCCAAAAGATAAAAAAGCAATAAGTCGATTAATTATCCGAATTGGAACGTTAATTGTTTTATTTATTGCTATGATTATTGCCGCGCTTTTTTCAGCGGATAGTTTTCGTTATTCACATCAAACAGGAATTGCTTATTCAGGAGGATATCAAGTTCAAATTGATGTTTTTGACAAAAGAGACCCTAATTATTCACCGGATACTCCAAATGGAGATAGCAAAAAAGGTTTAGAATTATTACGAAATAAATTAGATCCTTTATCAAACCAAAATTTATATTTACAAACATTAGGACGTAATTCTGTTGAAGTTATTGTTGGAAAAGATAGGTTTAAATCTTATAATGACTTAAGTAAAATAATTCAACGATTAGGAGCAATTTACTTAACTGATAATAAGGGAAAAGATTTATTAATTAGTGATAATAATGGAACAAAAGAACGAACACCATTAAGTGATGTTATCTCTGGTTCAACAACAGGAGTTGACCAAGGACGTCGACCAATTATTACCTTAAAAATTAAAAATCAACAAAAATGAAATAGCATTATTAATAGTTTAAAACCAGCAGAAGGAGGCGGACAAGCACAGCCATTATATATTTGAACTGATATTGGTCAAATGATTGATGATTTACGCCATGATATTTATAATATACAAGCAATTGCAACTTTGTTTAGTGTTGATATTCGTAGTAAGGTTTTTTCAACAGATGGAACAAATATTTATCATATTTTTGATGTAGAATATTATGATACAGGGACTGTTAGAATTCAGCATGGAAATTTGTTAGATTTAGCATTACGTTATCCAATTTCACAAATTAGAACATGAATGGAAGATAGTCGTTTTCGTTTTACAACAGTACCAACAAATCGTTTATTAATTGATACAAATGATAAAAGTGCTACAACAAATGCATATATTGATCCATTGCGACCATATTTACAAAAAATTATTGAATATAATAGTGTTTTAACTGAAGAATATAAAAAATATATTATTAATTGAAATTCAATTAAAATTGGAACTGGTGCAGCCGAAAATTCAAATCAAATTACAACATCAACCGAGACAGAAGCTCGCCAAATTAGTAACTTGGTTAATGGGGGTCTAAGTGGACTAGAATTTACTATTCGCGGTTATCGTGAAATCCTACCGGTTGTTTCATCAAATGTGTTTAAAATTTCAATGATTATTTTAGGTGTTCTAGTTTTAGCCATTTTTATTGTATTATTAGTTTATTATCGTTTATTTGGATTAATTGCCGTCTTAACTTTATTGTTTACAATTATTTCAACCTTATATTTATCATCTTTATTAAAGGTTGAAATTTCACCAGAAAGTATCGCCGCCTTAATTATTGCTTTTGGATTATCATTAGAAGGAAACTTGTTGTTCTTTTCACGGTATAAACGTGAGCGGTATGAAAATAACATCCCATTTGAACCAGCAATAAAAATTGCTAATAAACAAACAATTGCTGTTTTTATCGATGCTTTAGTTGTTTTAGTAATATTAGGACTGTCTCTATTTTGAACAGGAACTAATAATATTAAATCATTTGCCACAATTTTATTAGTTGGTTTAATTATTGCAATTATTATGGTTTTTGCCGTAGCGCGGTTAATGTATTGAATTGTCATTAAGTTACATTGACAAGAAAAATATCGTTGGTTAGATGTTTCACGATTTTCATTATGAACTTGATTGTTTAAGAAACAATCAAGAAAAATAGCTACGGATGTTAAAATAGTGAATTCTTCAACAACTGAGCTTCCATCTGATGTTGAAGTAAACCTGCCCGCTAATTCTGAAACAGATAATTCTGTTTCAGCCCCTGTAGAAAATAAAAAGCGTAAACAATTAAAACATGGCAAATGAACCTTTTATAATATTACAAAATGAACCCCAATTGTTGGAATCATTTTGTTAATAATTGCCTTAGCAATTGGTTTTGCTGGAAAAGCAAATGTTGCTAATACAATTAAACCAGGAATTAATATTACAGTTAATGAAGACTTGTGAGGAACAGATGGGTCTAAACAAGTTCCAGATGAAGTTGCAATTGCCAAGTTAAATGCGCAAATTGAAGAGTATCGGCAAATAACACGTCATAATTTTAGTTTTAATATTTATGTGATTAAACGACAATATATTGGTAATAGTAACCGTATTTTAGTTGTTAGTACAAATATTACTAAGGGTACTTTTGAACGTGAATTGTTATCAAGCATTGCTTCATTTTATGGTGCTAGCCCGAGTGATACATCATTAGCTTTACAACAAACTGATCCAGTTATGGAAGGTTATATCTTAAAAATTGTGGCAATTAGCCTGGCATTTGGTTTAGCATGTATTTTTGTTTATACATTATTCCGTTTAGATTGAGCACAATTTGTTGGAATGGTGTTAGCTGCAATTTTTACGTTAATTGTTACTATTGCAATTGCAATTATTACGCAGTTGTTAATTACCTTTGAAATGTCAATTGCGTTCTTAATGATTTTTGGGTTTGCAATTGCTTTTGGAACAATGGTAATGGTGAGTGCAAAACAAAATAAAAAAGCAATTAATATTCGTGAGTATGAAACATTCTTTGCCTATATGTCAGAACATCGTGCTCAAATTAAAAGTTTACGTCGTGCTCATAAAGTTTATTATCAAGAGGAATTAAAAAAAATAGCAGTTAAAAATCCAGATTTAAAATTAAAAGAATTGAAAAAAAAATATCGTGACCAATTGTACCGGGTAGAATTGGTGGCAAAAGATATTAAAAGTAAAAACCATAAAATCATCAGAGAAATTCAAAAAGAGTTTCGGATCTATAATTATGAACATAACTTTTTACAAAAAGTTGCTAATATTATAATTAAACAAATTCTACAGCACTGTTTAACATTAGGAATTATGTTTGCAATTTTATTAATTACTTTAGTGGCTTTTTCAGGAACATGATTTGGTTTTAATGTTGTTATTTTAATTGGTTTAATTATTGGGATGTTTGCGACATTATTTGTTGCAATCCCAATTTGAGTAGCATTAGAAAAATATCGTGCGTTAAATAAAATCCGTGTTAAAAATTACTTAGATTCACAACGTGTTGAAGTTGATGAACAAGTTGTTGTTGGAATTAATGATTAA